A single region of the Cronobacter condimenti 1330 genome encodes:
- a CDS encoding LapA family protein — MKYLIIFLLVLAIFVVSVTLGAQNDQQVTFNYLLAQGDYRISTLLATLFGAGFIIGWIICGLFWLRVRLQLARAERKVKRLEQQLTPAEPVSVSTPAPAVKD; from the coding sequence GTGAAATATCTGATTATTTTTTTACTGGTATTAGCGATTTTCGTCGTTTCCGTCACGCTGGGCGCGCAAAACGACCAACAGGTCACGTTTAACTACCTGCTGGCGCAGGGCGACTATCGTATCTCTACACTGCTGGCGACACTTTTCGGTGCAGGGTTTATTATCGGCTGGATCATCTGCGGGCTGTTCTGGCTGCGTGTTCGTTTGCAGCTCGCGCGGGCTGAACGCAAAGTGAAACGCCTTGAGCAGCAGCTGACGCCTGCAGAGCCTGTCTCTGTCAGCACCCCTGCGCCTGCTGTTAAGGATTAA
- the pgpB gene encoding phosphatidylglycerophosphatase B, translating to MLAIAKRTAVGAALLLIMPLTVWISGWEWQPGGGSLWLKMLFWVTETVTQPWGIITHVLLCGWFLWCLRFRLRPALMLFAILGLVITAGQWSKSLIKNKVQEPRPFVIWLEKNRNIPVDEFYNLKRKERGALVKAQLQNETDIPGWLRKHWQNETGFAFPSGHTMFAASWAMLGFGLLWPRRRTWTLAILTAWAIGVMGSRMLLGMHWPRDLVVATLLSWLLVTIAVWLAQRLCGPLTPPVEEKVEIARRDAEE from the coding sequence ATGCTGGCAATTGCAAAACGTACCGCGGTGGGTGCCGCGCTGCTGCTTATTATGCCCCTGACCGTCTGGATTTCAGGCTGGGAGTGGCAACCGGGCGGCGGTTCGCTGTGGCTCAAAATGCTGTTCTGGGTAACGGAGACCGTCACGCAGCCCTGGGGCATTATCACACACGTTTTGCTGTGCGGCTGGTTCCTGTGGTGTCTGCGCTTTCGCCTGCGGCCGGCGCTAATGTTGTTTGCTATTCTCGGGCTCGTGATTACCGCTGGGCAATGGTCTAAGTCCTTGATTAAAAATAAAGTTCAGGAGCCGCGACCGTTTGTTATCTGGCTTGAAAAAAACCGTAACATCCCGGTAGACGAGTTCTACAATTTAAAACGTAAGGAACGAGGCGCGTTAGTTAAAGCGCAGCTTCAGAATGAAACGGATATTCCGGGCTGGTTGCGCAAACACTGGCAGAACGAGACGGGGTTCGCGTTTCCTTCCGGGCATACCATGTTCGCGGCGAGCTGGGCAATGCTGGGGTTTGGTCTGTTGTGGCCGCGTCGGCGCACGTGGACGCTGGCTATCCTGACCGCGTGGGCCATTGGTGTCATGGGCAGCCGGATGTTGCTGGGTATGCACTGGCCACGCGATCTGGTCGTAGCGACGCTGCTGTCATGGCTGCTGGTAACCATTGCCGTCTGGCTTGCGCAACGTCTGTGCGGCCCACTGACGCCGCCTGTGGAAGAGAAGGTGGAAATTGCGCGGCGAGACGCCGAAGAGTGA
- the ribA gene encoding GTP cyclohydrolase II codes for MQLKRVAEAKLPTPWGDFLMVGFEELATGQDHVALVFGDITGADPVLARVHSECLTGDALFSLRCDCGFQLEAALSHIAEAGRGVLLYHRQEGRNIGLLNKIRAYALQDQGYDTVEANHQLGFAADERDFTLCADMFKLLGVDEVRLLTNNPHKVEILTEAGINIVERVPLIVGRNPNNAHYLDTKAAKMGHLLSGK; via the coding sequence ATGCAGCTTAAACGTGTGGCAGAAGCCAAACTGCCAACCCCCTGGGGCGATTTCCTGATGGTAGGTTTTGAAGAACTGGCCACCGGACAGGATCATGTGGCCCTGGTTTTCGGCGATATTACCGGTGCTGATCCAGTACTCGCCCGCGTGCACTCAGAGTGTCTGACTGGTGATGCGCTGTTCAGCCTGCGCTGCGACTGCGGTTTCCAGCTTGAAGCGGCGTTGTCGCACATCGCCGAAGCCGGACGCGGCGTGCTGCTCTATCATCGCCAGGAAGGTCGTAATATCGGTCTGCTCAATAAAATTCGCGCCTATGCCTTACAGGATCAGGGCTACGACACGGTTGAAGCGAATCATCAGCTTGGTTTTGCGGCGGACGAGCGTGATTTCACGCTGTGCGCAGATATGTTCAAGCTGCTGGGCGTCGACGAAGTGCGCCTGCTGACCAACAACCCGCACAAAGTAGAGATTCTCACGGAAGCAGGCATTAACATTGTGGAGCGCGTCCCGCTGATTGTCGGGCGCAACCCAAATAATGCGCACTATCTCGATACTAAAGCCGCCAAAATGGGGCATCTGCTCTCCGGTAAATAA
- the acnA gene encoding aconitate hydratase AcnA, with protein MSSTLRETSKDTLQAQDKTYHYYSLPKAAQELGDIARLPKSLKVLLENLLRWQDGETVTLEDIQALAGWLEHAHTDREIAYRPARVLMQDFTGVPAVVDLAAMREAVQRLGGDVSKVNPLSPVDLVIDHSVTVDHFGDDNAFEENVRLEMERNHERYAFLRWGQQAFSRFSVVPPGTGICHQVNLEYLGKAVWSEMQDGAMVAYPDTLVGTDSHTTMINGLGVLGWGVGGIEAEAAMLGQPVSMLIPDVVGFRLTGKLSEGITATDLVLTVTQMLRKHGVVGKFVEFFGDGLDSLPLADRATIANMAPEYGATCGFFPIDDVTLGYLRLSGRSEEQVALVETYAKAQGMWRNPGDEPVFTSTLELDMGTVEASIAGPKRPQDRVGLGDVPKAFAASTELEVNSPKNDLHSVGYVLSGHQYELPDGAVVIAAITSCTNTSNPSVLMAAGLLAKKAVKLGLKRQPWVKASLAPGSKVVSDYLAHAKLTPWLDELGFNLVGYGCTTCIGNSGPLPEPIEQAIKKGDLTVGAVLSGNRNFEGRIHPLVKTNWLASPPLVVAYALAGNMNINLATDPLGHDRKGDPVYLKDIWPSGQEIAKAVEEVSTDMFRKEYAEVFEGSEEWRSIKVEASDTYDWQNDSTYIRLSPFFDEMLAEPAPVQDIHGARILAMLGDSVTTDHISPAGSIKADSPAGRYLQSHGVERGDFNSYGSRRGNHEVMMRGTFANIRIRNEMVPGVEGGMTRLIPGNEVMSIYDAAMRYQAQGTPLAVIAGKEYGSGSSRDWAAKGPRLLGIRVVIAESFERIHRSNLIGMGILPLEFPQGVTRKTLGLTGDETLDIGALQSLTPGATVPVTLTRADGSRDVLECRCRIDTGNEMTYYRNDGILHYVIRNMLR; from the coding sequence ATGTCGTCGACCCTACGCGAAACCAGCAAGGATACTTTACAGGCGCAGGATAAAACCTATCACTACTACAGCCTGCCAAAAGCTGCTCAGGAGCTGGGTGATATCGCGCGGTTACCAAAATCACTGAAAGTGTTACTGGAGAACCTGCTGCGCTGGCAGGATGGTGAGACCGTAACGCTTGAAGATATTCAGGCGCTTGCGGGCTGGCTTGAACATGCCCATACCGATCGTGAAATTGCCTACCGGCCTGCACGCGTGTTAATGCAGGACTTTACCGGCGTTCCGGCTGTCGTTGATCTCGCGGCCATGCGTGAGGCCGTGCAGCGTCTTGGCGGGGATGTGTCTAAAGTCAATCCGCTCTCACCGGTCGATCTGGTTATCGACCACTCAGTGACCGTCGACCATTTCGGGGACGATAACGCGTTTGAAGAAAACGTGCGTCTTGAGATGGAGCGCAACCACGAACGTTATGCCTTTCTTCGCTGGGGCCAGCAGGCGTTCAGTCGCTTCAGCGTTGTGCCGCCCGGTACGGGCATTTGCCATCAGGTGAACCTTGAATATCTGGGTAAAGCCGTCTGGAGTGAGATGCAGGACGGCGCGATGGTGGCCTACCCCGATACGCTCGTCGGCACCGATTCCCATACCACCATGATTAACGGTCTCGGCGTGCTGGGCTGGGGCGTGGGTGGCATTGAAGCGGAAGCGGCAATGCTTGGCCAGCCGGTTTCTATGCTTATCCCCGATGTCGTAGGTTTTCGTCTGACCGGCAAACTCAGCGAAGGCATTACTGCAACCGATCTGGTACTGACCGTTACTCAGATGCTCCGTAAACATGGGGTGGTGGGCAAATTTGTGGAATTTTTTGGCGACGGCCTCGATTCGCTGCCGCTGGCCGACCGCGCCACCATTGCCAACATGGCACCGGAGTACGGCGCAACCTGCGGTTTCTTCCCGATTGATGATGTCACGCTCGGCTATTTGCGCCTGAGTGGGCGCAGCGAAGAACAGGTCGCTCTGGTAGAAACGTACGCAAAAGCGCAGGGCATGTGGCGTAACCCGGGGGACGAACCCGTTTTCACCAGCACGCTCGAACTGGATATGGGAACGGTCGAGGCGAGTATCGCGGGGCCAAAACGCCCGCAGGACCGTGTCGGGTTAGGCGATGTGCCGAAAGCCTTCGCAGCCAGCACCGAGCTTGAAGTCAATTCGCCAAAAAATGATCTGCATTCCGTCGGCTATGTGTTGAGCGGGCATCAGTATGAATTGCCGGACGGCGCCGTGGTCATTGCGGCGATCACCTCGTGCACTAATACCTCTAACCCAAGTGTGTTAATGGCCGCAGGTTTGCTTGCGAAGAAAGCCGTTAAGCTTGGTCTCAAGCGCCAGCCATGGGTCAAAGCATCCCTGGCGCCAGGCTCGAAAGTGGTCTCAGACTATCTGGCCCATGCCAAACTTACCCCGTGGCTGGATGAGCTTGGCTTCAATCTGGTGGGCTACGGCTGCACGACCTGTATCGGTAACTCTGGCCCGCTACCGGAGCCGATAGAGCAGGCTATCAAGAAGGGCGATCTAACCGTCGGCGCAGTGTTATCGGGTAACCGTAACTTTGAAGGCCGCATCCATCCGCTGGTGAAGACCAACTGGTTGGCGTCACCGCCGCTGGTGGTTGCGTATGCGCTGGCGGGTAATATGAATATCAACCTCGCAACCGATCCTCTCGGCCACGACCGCAAAGGCGATCCGGTTTACCTGAAAGACATCTGGCCGAGCGGGCAGGAGATAGCGAAGGCGGTAGAGGAAGTCTCTACCGATATGTTCCGTAAAGAGTATGCGGAAGTCTTCGAAGGCAGCGAGGAGTGGCGTTCTATTAAGGTGGAAGCCTCCGACACCTATGACTGGCAGAATGATTCAACCTATATTCGCCTTTCACCGTTCTTTGATGAAATGCTGGCCGAACCGGCACCGGTACAGGATATCCATGGCGCGCGTATTCTTGCGATGCTCGGCGATTCTGTTACCACCGATCATATTTCACCTGCAGGCAGCATTAAGGCAGACAGCCCTGCCGGGCGTTACCTGCAAAGTCATGGTGTTGAGAGAGGCGATTTCAACTCCTACGGCTCGCGACGCGGTAACCATGAAGTCATGATGCGCGGGACGTTCGCTAATATTCGTATTCGCAACGAGATGGTGCCGGGCGTCGAAGGCGGCATGACGCGCCTTATTCCGGGCAACGAGGTGATGTCGATTTATGACGCCGCCATGCGTTACCAGGCGCAGGGCACGCCGCTTGCGGTCATTGCCGGTAAAGAGTACGGCTCAGGTTCAAGCCGTGACTGGGCGGCCAAAGGTCCACGATTGCTGGGCATTCGCGTCGTCATTGCCGAGTCGTTTGAGCGTATTCACCGCTCTAACCTTATCGGGATGGGGATATTGCCGCTGGAGTTTCCGCAGGGCGTGACGCGTAAAACACTTGGGCTCACGGGTGACGAGACGCTCGATATCGGTGCTTTGCAAAGCCTGACCCCGGGCGCGACCGTACCCGTAACCTTAACGCGCGCCGACGGGAGTCGCGACGTTCTGGAGTGCCGTTGCCGTATCGACACCGGCAATGAAATGACCTACTACCGTAACGACGGCATCCTGCATTATGTGATCCGCAATATGCTGCGCTAA
- the ymiC gene encoding small membrane protein YmiC: MNNQLTLKYWSWIGAFMVSSLFWCQLVWMLAH; this comes from the coding sequence ATGAATAATCAGCTCACACTCAAATACTGGTCATGGATTGGCGCGTTTATGGTTTCCTCCCTGTTCTGGTGTCAGCTTGTCTGGATGCTTGCTCACTGA
- a CDS encoding YmiA family putative membrane protein: protein MPSESDESQRDPDLKRKAWLAVFGISALFWIGIALMVWTFWG, encoded by the coding sequence ATGCCATCAGAAAGCGACGAATCGCAAAGAGATCCTGATCTTAAGCGTAAAGCGTGGCTGGCTGTGTTCGGCATCTCAGCCCTGTTCTGGATTGGGATTGCGCTCATGGTATGGACATTTTGGGGTTAA
- the cysB gene encoding HTH-type transcriptional regulator CysB: MKLQQLRYIVEVVNHNLNVSSTAEGLYTSQPGISKQVRMLEDELGIQIFARSGKHLTQVTPAGQEIIRIAREVLSKVDAIKSVAGEHTWPDKGSLYVATTHTQARYALPGVIKGFIERYPRVSLHMHQGSPTQIAEAVSKGNADFAIATEALHLYDDLVMLPCYHWNRSIVVTPDHPLASKESVNIEELAQYPLVTYTFGFTGRSELDTAFNRAGLTPRIVFTATDADVIKTYVRLGLGVGVIASMAVDPVSDPDLVRLDAHDIFSHSTTKIGFRRSTFLRSYMYDFIQRFAPHLTRDVVDAAVALRSNEDIEAMFKDIKLPAK, from the coding sequence ATGAAACTACAGCAGTTGCGCTATATCGTTGAGGTGGTGAACCATAACCTGAATGTCTCATCCACGGCGGAAGGGCTCTATACCTCCCAGCCTGGCATCAGTAAGCAGGTGCGTATGCTGGAAGATGAGCTGGGAATTCAGATTTTCGCCCGTAGCGGCAAGCATCTGACACAGGTTACGCCGGCAGGTCAGGAAATTATCCGTATTGCCCGCGAAGTGCTCTCGAAAGTGGACGCCATAAAATCGGTTGCGGGTGAGCATACCTGGCCGGATAAAGGCTCTCTTTATGTCGCCACAACGCACACGCAGGCACGATACGCGCTTCCGGGTGTCATCAAAGGCTTTATCGAGCGTTATCCGCGCGTGTCGCTGCATATGCATCAGGGTTCACCGACACAGATTGCCGAGGCGGTTTCTAAAGGCAATGCGGATTTTGCTATCGCTACTGAAGCGCTACATCTTTATGACGACCTGGTCATGCTGCCGTGTTATCACTGGAACCGTTCGATTGTGGTGACACCCGATCACCCGCTTGCCTCTAAAGAGAGCGTCAATATCGAAGAACTGGCGCAATATCCGTTGGTGACTTACACCTTTGGCTTTACGGGCCGTTCAGAACTCGACACCGCCTTTAACCGTGCAGGCTTAACGCCACGAATCGTCTTCACGGCGACCGATGCGGATGTGATTAAAACGTATGTGCGGTTGGGACTCGGAGTAGGGGTCATTGCCAGCATGGCGGTCGATCCAGTCTCAGATCCGGATCTGGTGCGCCTTGATGCGCATGATATTTTCAGCCACAGCACGACCAAAATTGGTTTTCGCCGCAGCACATTCCTTCGCAGTTATATGTATGATTTCATTCAACGTTTCGCGCCACACCTGACACGTGATGTGGTTGACGCCGCCGTAGCGTTACGCTCGAATGAAGATATTGAAGCAATGTTTAAAGATATCAAATTACCCGCCAAATAA
- the topA gene encoding type I DNA topoisomerase: MGKALVIVESPAKAKTINKYLGKDYVVKSSVGHIRDLPTSGSAPKKSAESASTKTAKKVKKDERGALVNRMGVDPWHNWEAQYEVLPGKEKVVSELQALAEKADHIYLATDLDREGEAIAWHLREVIGGDETRYSRVVFNEITKNAIRQAFDKPGELNIDRVNAQQARRFMDRVVGYMVSPLLWKKIARGLSAGRVQSVAVRLVVEREREIKAFVPEEFWEVDALLSTPKSDQLTVQVTHHKDKPFRPVNRQDTEAAVAQLKGASYQVVEREDKPTSSKPGAPFITSTLQQAASTRLGFGVKKTMMMAQRLYEAGYITYMRTDSTNLSQDAVSMVRSYIGEEFGKKYLPENPNQYASKENSQEAHEAIRPSDVSVLAESLKDMENDAQKLYQLIWRQFVACQMTPAQYDSTTLTVAAGDFRLKARGRILRFDGWTKVMPALRKGDEDRTLPAVNQGDKLSLLELTPAQHFTKPPARFSEASLVKELEKRGIGRPSTYASIISTIQDRGYVRVENRRFYAEKMGEIVTDRLEENFPDLMNFDFTAQMEDSLDQVANHEAEWRAVLDTFFDDFTKQLDTAEKDPEEGGMRPNQMVLTSIDCPTCGRPMGIRTASTGVFLGCSGYALSPKERCKTTINLVPENEVLNVLEGDDAETNALRAKRRCQKCGTAMDSYLIDPKRKLHVCGNNPTCDGYEVEEGEFRIKGYDGPVVECEKCGSEMHLKMGRFGKYMACTNEECKNTRKILRNGEVAPPKEDPVPLPELPCEKSDAYFVLRDGAAGVFLAANTFPKSRETRAPLVEELQRFRDRLPEKLRYLADAPAQDPEGNPAVVRFSRKTKQQYVASEKEGKATGWSAFYVDGKWAEGKK; this comes from the coding sequence ATGGGTAAAGCTCTCGTCATCGTTGAGTCCCCGGCAAAAGCCAAAACGATCAACAAATATCTCGGTAAAGACTACGTGGTGAAATCCAGCGTCGGTCACATCCGTGATTTGCCGACCAGTGGCTCCGCCCCTAAAAAAAGCGCTGAATCCGCCTCGACTAAGACGGCTAAAAAAGTCAAAAAAGATGAACGTGGCGCGTTAGTCAACCGTATGGGCGTCGACCCGTGGCACAACTGGGAAGCCCAGTATGAAGTGCTACCCGGTAAAGAAAAAGTGGTCTCCGAGCTGCAAGCGCTTGCTGAAAAAGCCGACCATATCTATCTCGCAACCGACCTTGACCGCGAAGGGGAAGCCATTGCATGGCACCTGCGGGAAGTGATCGGCGGCGACGAGACGCGTTACAGCCGCGTCGTTTTTAATGAAATTACCAAAAATGCCATTCGCCAGGCTTTTGATAAACCGGGCGAGCTCAACATCGATCGTGTGAATGCTCAGCAGGCGCGCCGTTTTATGGACCGCGTCGTGGGGTATATGGTTTCTCCGCTACTGTGGAAGAAAATCGCCCGCGGTCTGTCTGCAGGCCGCGTACAGTCTGTGGCCGTTCGCCTGGTGGTTGAGCGCGAGCGCGAAATTAAAGCGTTCGTACCGGAAGAGTTCTGGGAAGTGGACGCGCTGCTGTCGACCCCGAAAAGCGATCAGCTCACTGTTCAGGTCACGCATCATAAAGATAAACCGTTCCGCCCGGTAAACCGTCAGGATACTGAAGCGGCAGTCGCGCAGTTAAAAGGGGCGAGCTACCAGGTTGTCGAGCGGGAAGATAAACCCACCAGCAGCAAACCTGGCGCGCCTTTTATTACCTCTACACTTCAGCAGGCAGCCAGCACCCGTCTCGGCTTTGGCGTTAAGAAAACCATGATGATGGCCCAGCGTCTTTATGAAGCAGGGTATATTACTTATATGCGTACTGACTCCACGAACCTGAGTCAGGATGCGGTAAGCATGGTGCGTAGCTATATTGGTGAGGAGTTCGGTAAGAAGTACCTGCCGGAAAACCCGAACCAGTACGCCAGCAAAGAGAACTCCCAGGAAGCGCATGAAGCCATTCGTCCTTCTGATGTAAGTGTGCTGGCGGAATCTCTGAAAGACATGGAAAACGACGCGCAGAAGCTCTATCAACTGATCTGGCGCCAGTTTGTCGCCTGTCAGATGACGCCTGCACAGTATGACTCCACCACGCTCACCGTTGCGGCGGGGGATTTCCGCCTGAAGGCGCGTGGCCGTATCCTGCGCTTTGACGGCTGGACGAAAGTCATGCCTGCGCTGCGCAAAGGTGATGAGGACAGAACGCTGCCGGCGGTAAATCAGGGCGATAAACTTTCTCTGCTTGAACTGACGCCTGCGCAACACTTCACCAAACCGCCTGCGCGCTTTAGCGAAGCGTCTTTGGTTAAAGAACTTGAGAAACGCGGTATCGGTCGTCCTTCAACCTATGCTTCTATCATTTCGACAATCCAGGATAGGGGCTATGTACGTGTAGAAAATCGCCGTTTCTATGCAGAAAAAATGGGTGAAATCGTCACCGATCGCCTGGAAGAAAACTTCCCGGATCTGATGAACTTTGACTTCACCGCGCAGATGGAAGATTCGCTCGATCAGGTAGCCAACCACGAAGCCGAGTGGCGCGCGGTGCTGGATACGTTCTTCGACGATTTCACCAAGCAGCTTGATACGGCGGAAAAAGATCCGGAAGAAGGCGGCATGCGCCCGAACCAGATGGTGCTGACCAGTATCGATTGCCCGACTTGCGGTCGTCCTATGGGGATACGTACGGCGAGCACCGGTGTGTTCCTCGGGTGTTCGGGTTACGCGCTGTCGCCGAAAGAGCGCTGCAAAACCACCATTAACCTGGTGCCGGAAAACGAAGTGCTGAACGTGCTGGAAGGTGACGACGCGGAAACCAACGCGCTGCGCGCCAAACGTCGCTGCCAGAAATGTGGTACCGCGATGGACAGCTACCTTATCGATCCGAAGCGCAAGCTGCATGTGTGTGGTAATAACCCGACCTGCGACGGCTATGAAGTCGAAGAGGGCGAGTTCCGCATTAAAGGCTACGACGGTCCGGTCGTTGAGTGTGAGAAGTGTGGCTCTGAAATGCACCTGAAAATGGGGCGTTTCGGCAAGTACATGGCTTGCACCAATGAAGAGTGCAAAAATACCCGTAAGATCCTGCGTAACGGTGAAGTAGCCCCGCCGAAGGAAGATCCGGTGCCGCTGCCGGAACTGCCGTGTGAGAAGTCGGATGCGTACTTCGTACTGCGCGATGGCGCCGCGGGTGTATTCCTCGCCGCTAACACGTTCCCGAAATCGCGCGAAACCCGTGCGCCGCTGGTTGAAGAGTTACAACGCTTTCGCGATCGCCTGCCGGAAAAACTGCGTTACCTGGCTGATGCGCCAGCGCAGGATCCTGAAGGCAACCCGGCCGTGGTGCGCTTTAGCCGTAAAACCAAACAGCAGTATGTCGCCTCTGAGAAAGAGGGCAAAGCGACCGGCTGGTCTGCGTTTTACGTCGATGGCAAGTGGGCAGAAGGGAAAAAGTAA
- a CDS encoding YciN family protein, whose protein sequence is MQEITQPIDRASLLAHANKMIREHEDYIVGMEATDVEQKNGVLVFRGEYFMDDQGLPTAKTTAVFNMFKYLAHQLSEKYHLQP, encoded by the coding sequence ATGCAAGAGATAACTCAACCCATCGATCGTGCTTCCCTGCTGGCTCATGCCAATAAAATGATCCGTGAACATGAGGACTATATTGTCGGCATGGAGGCCACCGATGTTGAGCAAAAAAATGGCGTGCTCGTTTTCCGTGGCGAATATTTTATGGATGACCAGGGGTTGCCTACAGCTAAAACCACAGCAGTATTTAATATGTTTAAATACCTGGCGCACCAGCTCTCTGAAAAATACCATTTGCAACCCTGA
- the sohB gene encoding protease SohB gives MNLFAEYGLFLAKIVTVVIAIAIVIALIANLTQRKKAQRGELRVTRLGEEYKEMKEEVAAALLDPHQHKQWHKSQKKKNKLEAKAAKARAKRGDAVPAGKPTLYVLDFKGSIDAHEVRALREEVTAVLAVAKPQDEVLLRLESPGGVVHGYGLAASQLQRLRERQIPLTVAVDKVAASGGYMMACVADKIVAAPFSIIGSIGVVAQIPNFNRLLKRNDIDIELHTAGQYKRTLTLLGENTEEGREKFREDLNETHQLFKSFVHSMRPSLDIDAVATGEHWYGVQAQEKGLVDDISTSDDLIISRMQDRDVVSLRYMQRKRLMDRFTGSAAQSVDRLLLRWWQRGQKPLL, from the coding sequence GTGAATTTATTTGCAGAGTATGGACTGTTTTTAGCAAAAATCGTCACGGTGGTAATCGCCATTGCCATCGTTATCGCGCTTATCGCTAATCTTACGCAGCGTAAGAAAGCCCAGCGCGGAGAACTGCGCGTAACAAGGCTTGGTGAAGAGTATAAAGAAATGAAGGAAGAGGTTGCCGCCGCGCTGCTCGACCCTCATCAACATAAGCAATGGCATAAAAGCCAGAAGAAGAAAAACAAGCTTGAGGCAAAGGCGGCCAAAGCACGTGCTAAACGTGGTGACGCGGTGCCAGCCGGAAAACCCACGCTTTATGTCCTCGATTTCAAAGGCAGTATTGATGCCCATGAAGTTCGCGCGCTGCGTGAAGAGGTGACAGCCGTGCTCGCGGTGGCGAAGCCGCAAGATGAAGTGCTGCTTCGTCTGGAAAGCCCGGGTGGCGTCGTCCACGGTTATGGACTTGCCGCCTCGCAATTACAGCGGCTGCGTGAGCGTCAGATCCCACTGACCGTCGCCGTGGATAAAGTGGCTGCCAGCGGTGGGTATATGATGGCCTGCGTAGCAGATAAGATTGTGGCTGCGCCTTTTTCGATTATCGGCTCCATCGGTGTCGTGGCGCAGATCCCAAACTTCAACCGGCTCTTAAAGCGTAATGATATTGACATTGAACTGCATACAGCAGGGCAGTATAAACGCACGCTGACGTTGCTTGGTGAGAATACCGAAGAAGGACGTGAGAAATTCCGCGAAGATCTCAACGAGACGCATCAGCTCTTTAAATCGTTTGTACATAGCATGCGTCCTTCGCTCGATATCGATGCGGTTGCTACTGGCGAACACTGGTATGGGGTGCAGGCCCAGGAAAAAGGGCTGGTGGATGACATCAGCACCAGCGATGACCTGATTATTTCCCGTATGCAGGACCGCGATGTAGTCAGCCTGCGTTATATGCAGCGTAAACGGTTAATGGACCGCTTTACAGGAAGCGCTGCGCAAAGCGTGGATCGTCTGCTACTGCGCTGGTGGCAGCGCGGGCAAAAGCCGCTGCTCTGA